Proteins from a genomic interval of Bradysia coprophila strain Holo2 chromosome X, BU_Bcop_v1, whole genome shotgun sequence:
- the LOC119080482 gene encoding TATA element modulatory factor: protein MSWFDTTGIASLAKNALKEAQKTIDKALDIKDDESAAESATFDSSILDSQAKSANMKHSSSNSALQSSIWGSFTGSFFDNPIGDTKTVTTPPSSSVVARINEDLCDILERPAKETSQNESEGNSSASVEIMSPPTTPGSNLTSPEQLSGPTVQHSESVEVISATTPSSDLITVSSSSPSEQLSLSCNLNPDSVEVISDEFMDEDLSIEDDSKSYNTVTESTTIVTVFEGSSKAITTAPSRSGLHLSLEASTADLIKSSDRKSLNEMKVSVDSDTKKVPRLIEDAMLEKSIESFDSQTQFSDSTHSFEEVQPQNQDSGNRSDSPQSSEEHSDIVKVSSEQNSSDEIETATSSDIEIISPNGDSSSTNSVHKVSPLNCSIQHAELSKKKGHSRELSTHSMQSNASDDSRFSYQPETERLMRRISELSDILESREYKLMELGRENAELREKNAEMKVHLDTKRKRDDCMEVTSVTEEYTQRLSAIEKKFQQSIRERDNLRDQLKAARSDLASKMSKEDIQKVINEKDFMIEELKTEGEKLSKQILQNSNIIKKLRAKEKDSDSTLKRQNEQIEELTDEMERLKKSLSAKDEVERSQIEAVHKLSSEKRKLERENGQLKSQLDDTTQKLKTLQTSFEAAKKELNERQQSHSELTKKAEVLAILESEKNATAVRNEQILIELSSLREKLKQVEGGNNQKELNLRRENAELLRRLEETELKLEQQTGLLSDSTIPLFRQIEALQSTLDQRNTVFEGKEKHYLEQIDELQCKFTKLSNTEQVSTEQRVTLKNKISTLEEEVSTLRIKLDKVSDSIQQKEMEFVFKENELRDEIKKLHLVNEERTKELDESRSKIEKLHGQLNVEKEIGLSERRRGQELERKVKRLSESNLEPDDKVDSHRGDVSPTLSLGHASNADSLSSALWPMEDIDCVSNSGRQNSIYGASGFGSATHTTLLENLQASLKQRDGENHQLQWELSRLQADRNFLMTEVSNLTSQLETIKEKFNQNEHVAIEYNELQRKYDAILQMYGEKVEETEELQLDLLDVKEMYKAQIDELLKQQKERDKAAND from the exons atgaGTTGGTTTGACACAACTGGAATAGCCAGTCTGGCGAAAAATGCTCTCAAAGAGGCTCAGAAAACTATTGACAAAGCGTTGGACATAAAGGACGACGAATCTGCCgcagaatcagcaacattCGATAGCAGCATTCTTGATAGTCAAGCGAAATCAGCAAATATGAAGCATTCGTCAAGCAACAGTGCACTGCAGTCAAGTATCTGGGGATCATTCACTGGTTCGTTTTTCGATAATCCAATCGGCGatacaaaaactgtaacaacACCTCCATCAAGCAGTGTGGTAGCTCGCATAAACGAAGACCTGTGTGATATTTTAGAACGACCAGCCAAGGAAACGTCACAAAATGAAAGTGAAGGCAATAGTTCGGCATCAGTGGAAATAATGAGTCCTCCTACAACTCCCGGTTCCAATTTAACATCACCAGAACAATTATCCGGCCCAACGGTTCAGCATTCTGAGTCTGTTGAAGTCATTAGTGCCACAACACCGTCTAGTGATTTAATAACAGTATCGTCCAGTTCACCATCTGAACAATTGTCGCTTAGCTGCAATTTAAATCCGGACAGTGTGGAAGTGATTTCTGATGAATTCATGGACGAAGATTTGAGCATCGAAGACGACTCGAAAAGTTACAATACAGTCACGGAAAGCACAACGATCGTAACAGTTTTCGAAGGATCATCGAAGGCCATTACCACAGCACCCAGTCGATCTGGTCTACATTTATCGCTGGAAGCGTCAACAGCAGACCTAATTAAATCTTCCGACCGAAAGtctttgaatgaaatgaaagtttCCGTCGATTCCGACACAAAGAAAGTTCCTAGGCTCATCGAAGATGCGATGCTGGAAAAATCGATCGAAAGTTTCGATTCTCAAACTCAGTTTTCCGATTCGACTCATTCATTCGAAGAAGTGCAGCCACAAAATCAAGACAGCGGTAATCGCAGTGATTCTCCACAAAGTTCCGAAGAGCACAGCGATATTGTAAAAGTAAGTTCAGAACAAAATTCGAGCGATGAAATCGAAACAGCAACTTCATCCGATATTGAGATCATTTCGCCCAATGGTGACTCAAGCAGCACGAATAGTGTGCACAAGGTGAGCCCATTGAATTGTTCGATCCAACACGCAGAATTGTCAAAGAAAAAAGGCCACAGCCGTGAGCTATCTACACACTCTATGCAAAGCAATGCTAGCGATGACTCACGATTCAGCTACCAGCCCGAAACTGAACGATTAATGCGACGCATCAGCGAATTATCAGATATTTTAGAGTCTCGTGAATATAAATTGATGGAACTGGGCCGAGAGAATGCAGAATTGAGAGAGAAGAATGCTGaaatgaaagttcatttggacaCGAAGCGTAAACGAGACGACTGCATGGAAGTGACCAGTGTAACGGAAGAGTATACCCAAAGATTGTCAGCAATCGAGAAAAAGTTTCAACAGTCGATTCGAGAACGTGATAATCTCAGGGATCAATTGAAGGCCGCTCGATCCGATCTTGCCAGTAAGATGTCCAAGGAAGACATTCAAAAAGTGATCAACGAAAAGGACTTCATGATCGAAGAACTGAAAACCGAAGGCGAAAAATTGTCGAAACAAATTCTCCAGAATTCAAACATAATCAAGAAGCTCCGGGCCAAAGAAAAAGATTCGGACAGCACGTTGAAAAGACAGAATGAGCAAATCGAAGAATTAACGGACGAGATGGAACGATTGAAAAAATCATTATCAGCCAAAGATGAGGTGGAACGATCACAAATCGAAGCCGTTCACAAGCTATCATCGGAAAAGCGTAAATTGGAACGTGAAAATGGTCAGCTAAAGAGTCAATTAGATGATACAacacagaaattgaaaacgcTGCAAACTTCGTTCGAGGCAGCGAAAAAAGAGCTAAATGAAAGACAACAATCCCATTCCGAACTGACTAAAAAGGCGGAGGTATTGGCTATTTTGGAGTCGGAAAAAAATGCCACTGCAGTACGAAACGAGCAGATCTTAATCGAATTGTCAAGTCTGCGTGAGAAACTTAAGCAGGTCGAAGGTGGGAATAACCAAAAGGAACTTAATCTACGTCGCGAGAATGCCGAGCTACTACGACGATTGGAGGAGACCGAACTGAAATTGGAGCAGCAAACTGGTTTATTGAGTGACTCCACTATTCCTCTGTTCAGACAAATTGAAGCGCTGCAATCGACGTTAGATCAACGGAATACAGTATTTGAAGGCAAGGAAAAACattatttggaacaaatcGATGAGCTACAGTGCAAATTCACGAAATTATCGAATACGGAGCAGGTGTCGACGGAGCAGAGAGtaactttgaaaaataaaatttccactcTGGAGGAAGAGGTGTCCACACTTCGAATAAAATTGGACAAAGTCAGCGATTCCATTCAACAGAAAGAAATGGAATTTGTGTTCAAGGAAAACGAATTGCGGGACGAGATCAAGAAACTGCATCTGGTCAACGAGGAGCGCACAAAAGAATTGGACGAGAGTCGctcgaaaatagaaaaacttcACGGTCAATTGAACGTGGAAAAGGAGATTGGTTTGTCGGAGAGGCGACGAGGACAAGAGTTGGAACGGAAAGTGAAAAGACTAAGCGAATCAAATCTTGAACCGGACGATAAGGTTGATTCACATCGCGGAGATGTTTCACCTACATTGAGTTTAGGTCATGCATCGAATGCAGACTCACTGAGCAGCGCATTGTGGCCGATG GAAGACATTGACTGTGTGTCGAATTCCGGTCGACAAAATTCCATCTATGGAGCCAGTGGATTCGGTTCGGCAACGCATACGACTCTATTGGAAAATCTACAGGCAAGCTTAAAGCAAAGAGATGGCGAAAACCATCAACTACAATGGGAACTGTCTCGTCTACAAGCTGATCGTAATTTTCTGATGACGGAGGTGTCCAATTTAACGTCACAATTGGAAACG ATTaaggaaaaatttaatcaaaatgaaCATGTTGCCATTGAATACAACGAACTACAACGCAAGTACGATGCCATTCTTCAGATGTACGGCGAAAAAGTGGAAGAAACTGAAGAACTGCAACTGGACTTACTGGATGTGAAGGAGATGTACAAGGCTCAAATTGACGAGCTACTCAAGCAGCAAAAGGAGCGAGATAAAGCGGCAAATGATTGA
- the LOC119080840 gene encoding uncharacterized protein LOC119080840 isoform X2 produces the protein MAATIACEEVFAVPNELIASEIVSAAGDVVEDLLGEGLIDAIGDGVADVLGDGLMDILGELGVIELVVGEGLNHISGNLSGTLAGLTFSAYRCGAYLAPTLRSLFTLLLGMAGGLGGSYSMRVVGTEIGAMCGDFHDLIGSDLGELIGKMFFGAVGAFVGRYTAIRLAQHIINNYWPPAVHINQSKSKVKQS, from the coding sequence ATGGCGGCAACAATAGCATGTGAAGAAGTGTTTGCCGTCCCAAATGAGTTGATTGCAAGCGAAATTGTCTCCGCCGCAGGTGATGTTGTCGAGGATCTACTGGGCGAAGGATTAATTGACGCTATAGGTGACGGTGTTGCTGACGTTCTCGGTGACGGTCTGATGGATATTCTTGGTGAATTGGGAGTGATTGAACTGGTTGTGGGCGAAGGTCTTAATCACATCAGTGGAAACCTTAGTGGTACATTGGCCGGACTTACATTTTCCGCATACAGATGTGGTGCTTATCTTGCACCAACGTTAAGAAGTCTTTTTACTTTACTTCTTGGCATGGCAGGTGGCCTTGGTGGATCGTATTCGATGCGTGTTGTGGGAACTGAAATCGGTGCGATGTGTGGAGACTTTCATGATTTGATTGGTTCGGATTTGGGTGAGCTTATtggcaaaatgttttttggcGCTGTAGGCGCTTTCGTCGGACGGTACACAGCAATTCGTTTAGCACAACACATTATCAATAACTATTGGCCACCTGCTGTGCatataaatcaatcaaaatcaaaagtgAAACAATCGTAA
- the LOC119080679 gene encoding DNA polymerase subunit gamma-2, mitochondrial, protein MIRQPKSLQQIIEICQNAGFISGKVQNNWVKNVQFLPFGSLLSQNILNEWHNVDRNVNIYFQRDGSTRPGTADSLAYYRNRELHTKIDLIKKHFEFEIPFGVAENLIDTSTDETVAENDVGFDIQGKTLLSCSYFIDANESNEMFYKIQRQRKIWWMKFAANPGRFFISDLKTDSINEQAMQTVSVKSKFPFGNIELEKLELIPYRCFSPKLKFLDELKKITATTPNIIRSSMVLESGTLATLIDAVDTGTTTEINFHRKIAPYQCSIFVTVSDQSNQPELHDLAKYVASMLRRANISTLNAPKCFVTGTDALNEALREMDNIGVPYGLLLDEVSLKNGLIQLRNRDTTISETIHLSDVPDYLLKIFRS, encoded by the exons ATGATTAGACAACCGAAAAGTCTTCagcaaataattgaaatttgccAAAACGCCGGCTTTATCAGCGGTAAAGTGCAAAATAATTGGGTGAAAAATGTGCAGTTCCTTCCATTTGGTTCCTTATTAAGTCAGAATATACTAAACGAATGGCATAACGTTGAtagaaatgtaaatatttatttccaaCGGGACGGTTCTACGCGTCCAGGTACTGCCGATTCGTTGGCCTATTATCGAAATCGTGAACTTCACACGAAAATCGATTTGATCAAGAAGCACTTCGAATTCGAAATTCCATTCGGTGTGGCTGAGAATTTAATCGATACCAGTACGGACGAAACTGTTGCCGAAAATGATGTTGGTTTTGATATTCAAGGGAAAACCCTATTGTCATGTTCGTACTTCATCGACGCCAATGAATCGAACGAAATGTTCTATAAAATTCAACGACAGCGGAAAATTTGGTGGATGAAATTCGCCGCAAATCCTGGACGGTTTTTTATATCCGATTTGAAAACGGATTCGATCAACGAACAGGCCATGCAGACCGTTTCGGTTAAATCGAAATTTCCATTCGGCAACATTGAACTAGAAAAATTGGAACTCATTCCGTATCGGTGCTTTTCGCCGAAACTAAAGTTCCTTGATGagctgaagaaaattacaGCCACTACACCCAATATCATCAGATCGTCGATGGTTTTGGAGAGCGGCACATTGG CCACCTTAATCGATGCCGTCGACACAGGCACTACAACCGAAATAAATTTCCACCGCAAAATCGCACCGTACCAATGCAGTATTTTCGTAACCGTATCCGATCAGTCCAACCAACCCGAACTGCACGATTTGGCCAAATATGTAGCGTCGATGCTGCGTCGTGCCAACATTTCCACATTGAATGCACCCAAATGTTTTGTCACTGGAACGGACGCTTTGAACGAAGCGTTACGCGAAATGGATAACATTGGCGTTCCGTACGGACTTTTGTTGGACGAAGTCAGCTTGAAGAATGGTTTGATTCAGTTACGAAATCGGGACACTACCATTTCGGAAACCATTCATTTGAGCGATGTTCCTGATTATTTGTTGAAGATTTTTCGTTCGTAA
- the LOC119080840 gene encoding uncharacterized protein LOC119080840 isoform X1, producing MQPSKPRLVDSPETSQKPQNEADERRESNERTTEEPKSEEEDEADRNMAATIACEEVFAVPNELIASEIVSAAGDVVEDLLGEGLIDAIGDGVADVLGDGLMDILGELGVIELVVGEGLNHISGNLSGTLAGLTFSAYRCGAYLAPTLRSLFTLLLGMAGGLGGSYSMRVVGTEIGAMCGDFHDLIGSDLGELIGKMFFGAVGAFVGRYTAIRLAQHIINNYWPPAVHINQSKSKVKQS from the exons ATGCAACCATCGAAGCCTCGATTAGTTGACAGCCCTGAAACATCGCAAAAACCTCAAAATGAAGCAG ATGAGCGACGAGAGTCAAATGAGAGAACCACCGAAGAACCGAAATCcgaagaagaagatgaagCAGACCGGAATATGGCGGCAACAATAGCATGTGAAGAAGTGTTTGCCGTCCCAAATGAGTTGATTGCAAGCGAAATTGTCTCCGCCGCAGGTGATGTTGTCGAGGATCTACTGGGCGAAGGATTAATTGACGCTATAGGTGACGGTGTTGCTGACGTTCTCGGTGACGGTCTGATGGATATTCTTGGTGAATTGGGAGTGATTGAACTGGTTGTGGGCGAAGGTCTTAATCACATCAGTGGAAACCTTAGTGGTACATTGGCCGGACTTACATTTTCCGCATACAGATGTGGTGCTTATCTTGCACCAACGTTAAGAAGTCTTTTTACTTTACTTCTTGGCATGGCAGGTGGCCTTGGTGGATCGTATTCGATGCGTGTTGTGGGAACTGAAATCGGTGCGATGTGTGGAGACTTTCATGATTTGATTGGTTCGGATTTGGGTGAGCTTATtggcaaaatgttttttggcGCTGTAGGCGCTTTCGTCGGACGGTACACAGCAATTCGTTTAGCACAACACATTATCAATAACTATTGGCCACCTGCTGTGCatataaatcaatcaaaatcaaaagtgAAACAATCGTAA
- the LOC119080929 gene encoding adenylate kinase isoenzyme 6 homolog, with the protein MKRPNILITGTPGTGKTRLSKELAKKFGCHHLDISAVAKENNFVEEYDDEYECPILDEEKLLDYLEPIMAEGGKIVDYHSCEFFPERWFDVVYVMQCENSILFDRLTARGYNAKKIQSNVECEIFQTILEEAMESYNSDIVIPIHGDSEEEFQKNLTQISAWFQSATS; encoded by the exons ATGAAGCGCCCCAACATTCTCATCACCG GTACCCCAGGCACCGGCAAAACTCGTTTATCAAAAGAACTAGCGAAAAAGTTTGGTTGCCATCATCTCGACATATCCGCTGTGGCGAAGgagaataattttgttgaagaATACGACGATGAATATGAATGCCCCATATTGGACGAGGAAAAA CTGCTCGATTATCTGGAACCGATTATGGCGGAAGGAGGAAAAATTGTCGACTATCATTCGTGTGAGTTCTTTCCGGAAAGGTGGTTCGATGTCGTCTACGTTATGCAGtgtgaaaattccattttattcgACCGACTTACGGCAag AGGCTACAACGCCAAGAAAATCCAATCAAACGTCGAATGCGAAATATTCCAGACCATACTGGAAGAAGCAATGGAATCCTACAACAGTGACATTGTCATACCGATCCATGGCGATTCGGAAGAAGAgtttcaaaagaatttaacTCAAATATCGGCATGGTTCCAATCGGCAACGAGTTAA